CGGAGGTGGCCACCACGGGCACGATCGCCGGGACGTAGAACACCGTGCGGTACACGCTGATCCCGCGCAGGTCGAGGTTCAGCAACAACGCGAGGCCGACCCCGAACACGATCCCCACCGGAACCGCTACCATGGCGTATTTGAGCGTGATCCACAACGATTTCCAGAACAGAGGGTCGTCAAAAAGCAGTTTCTGGTAGTTTGCCGGCCCGATAAGCTCGGGCGGAGAGACGATGTCGTAGCGGGTAAACGACAGGTAGATGCTGATCAGGAACGGGCCGGCCGTGAACAGCACGAACCCGAGCAGCCAGGGACTGATGAACAGGTAGCCGATGCGGTCTTGGCTGTATCTCATGCGGCCTAACCCCCGAAACGCGGCCCGCGGACTCGAAACACCCGTCCCGGCCTGAATATGTGCGGATTTCGCGACCGGGGTGAGGATACCCAAGCCTCGCGCCACGCGCAAGCAGCAGGGCCCTTGCCGTGGCACGGTCCTGACTGAGCCGCGTTTGCGACCGAAGGTCCCTATTGTGAACGGCCCGGGAGGGAATCCTGTATTCCTCAGGTGGGCTGNNNNNNNNNNNNNNNNNNNNNNNNNNNNNNNNNNNNNNNNNNNNNNNNNNNNNNNNNNNNNNNNNNNNNNNNNNNNNNNNNNNNNNNNNNNNNNNNNNNNGACGGATTGGCCCGAGTACCGGGGTCCGTGGAAAAACGGCAATGCCCAGGCCCCCGGCAGCACGGAACCCATTAGGCTGCCCCTCACCTGGAGCGAAACCCAGAATATCGCCTGGAAAACGGCCATCCCCCATGAAGGGCATTCGACCCCGGTCATCCTCGGCGGCCAGATTTGGCTGACCACGGCCACCGCGGACGGCCGCGAATCCTTCGCGATCTGCGTCGATGCCCAAACCGGCGAAATCCGGTTCAACGAAAGAGTTTTCGAGAACGAGAACCCCGAGCCGCTCGGGAACAACATCAACAGTTACGCGTCACCGTCGCCGGTCATCGAGCCCGGGCGCGTATACGTCCACTTCGGCTCGTATGGCACGGCGTGTTTGGACACGGCCACGGCCAAGCCGGTATGGGAGCGCCGCGACCTTCCGTGCCGCCACTTCCGCGGCCCCGGGTCGTCGCCGCTGCTCTACGAAAACCTCTTGATCCTCTCGTTCGACGGCATTGACCAGCAGTACATTGCCGCGCTCGACAAGAACACGGGCGGCACCGTCTGGAAGACCAACCGTTCGACCCAATGGAAGGACCTGCTCGAAAACGGGCGGTACTTCCGCGACGGGGATTATCACAAGGCGTTCTGTACCCCTCTCGTCATCGAATGGGAAGGAAAGCCGCAACTGATCTCGCTCGGCGCGTGTGCCGGGTTCGCCTATGATCCGTACACCGGCGCGGAGCTCTGGAAGACCCATCACGACGCCCACTCGGCCTCGCCCCGGCCTCTGTTCGGCAACGGTCTTCTTTATGTGACGACTGGCCACGGCCAAACCGAGTTGTGGGCCATTCGTCCCGGCGGCCAGGGTGACATCACCGACACGCACGTCGCATGGCGCGTGGCAGGCAAGGAAGTTCCCAAGCAGCCGTCGCCGGTGCTCGTGGGCGAACTGATTTACATGGTCAGCAACGAAGGCATCGCCTCGTGCGTCGACGCTCTGACCGGCGAGATGGTGTGGAGCGAACGAATCGGCGGCAATTTCATGGCCTCGCCCATATACGCGGACGGACGCATCTACGCCTCGAACATGCAGGGTGAAACCACCGTGATGAAGGCCGGCCGGACGTTCGAGATTCTTGCCGAAAACCGCCTCGAATCCGGGTGCCTCGCCTCGCCTGCGGTGTCGGGCAAAGCCCTCTTCCTTCGCACCAAGACCCATCTTTACCGGCTCGAGTCACGCTAGGTCCGCAAGTGACCCTTACTGTTTCCGTGTCTGGATGGCGACGTCGTCGATGTAGAAGACCGTGGTCGCGTCAGCGTTCGAGACGAAGCCAAACCAGTCGACGCGTTTGATGCTCTCGCCGGTCTGTGGCAGCCCTTCGAACCGTTTGGGTTCCTGTTCGGGCAGGGTGACGGTCAAGTCGTAGGTTGCGGTGGATTGACTTCCCAGCGCGCACACGATCTCGAACCGCACCCACACGCCGGGGGGCAGGGCCATCAGAGGCTGTCCGTTAGCGGAAAGCTGTCCGTCGCGCACCCAGAGGCTTGGGCCAATGCGGTAGGGGGAACGGTTGTCGCGCCACTCGTGGAAGAATACCGTGCCCGGCTCGAAACGTCCCGCGAACGAGCCCACGGCCGTCCCCGTCCGGAGGTGGGGGGCGCAGGACATGTAGGGGAAGAATGCGTACTGGAGGCCCTGCGCGTCGGTAAACTTCAGGCTGTGGCTGCCGGATGCGGCGGTTTCATCGGTAACGCGGATCGAGGCGCCGGCACCCTCGCCCTGGGGCGCCGCGATGCGTGCGGTTTCGCCTACGGGGGTTTGTTCGAAATCGTCGGCGATGC
The genomic region above belongs to Candidatus Hydrogenedentota bacterium and contains:
- a CDS encoding PQQ-binding-like beta-propeller repeat protein, with protein sequence TDWPEYRGPWKNGNAQAPGSTEPIRLPLTWSETQNIAWKTAIPHEGHSTPVILGGQIWLTTATADGRESFAICVDAQTGEIRFNERVFENENPEPLGNNINSYASPSPVIEPGRVYVHFGSYGTACLDTATAKPVWERRDLPCRHFRGPGSSPLLYENLLILSFDGIDQQYIAALDKNTGGTVWKTNRSTQWKDLLENGRYFRDGDYHKAFCTPLVIEWEGKPQLISLGACAGFAYDPYTGAELWKTHHDAHSASPRPLFGNGLLYVTTGHGQTELWAIRPGGQGDITDTHVAWRVAGKEVPKQPSPVLVGELIYMVSNEGIASCVDALTGEMVWSERIGGNFMASPIYADGRIYASNMQGETTVMKAGRTFEILAENRLESGCLASPAVSGKALFLRTKTHLYRLESR